A region of Lycium barbarum isolate Lr01 chromosome 3, ASM1917538v2, whole genome shotgun sequence DNA encodes the following proteins:
- the LOC132631633 gene encoding LOW QUALITY PROTEIN: probably inactive leucine-rich repeat receptor-like protein kinase At5g48380 (The sequence of the model RefSeq protein was modified relative to this genomic sequence to represent the inferred CDS: inserted 1 base in 1 codon): protein MTGPFTMMVSNCGAFTTLIYLILSCTVCCALQSDIDCLNSINNSLEDTSNILANSWNFNNNTEGFICKFTGLXCWHPDENRVLAIRLPDMGLKGEFPLGIKNCSSLTALDLSNNKLNGSIPSNISKVIGFVLNLDLSSNQLSGEIPADLANCSYLNNLKLDNNQLKGQIPPQIGLLGRLKTFNVANNQLTGQIPNFTNGTIFPAEDYANNPGLCGGPLPVCRGPPKKSSIGLIVGTTIGGVTVAAVAMAIGMFFYLRRMSRKKKKDQDPDGNKWAKSIKGAKAIKLSMFEKSVSKMRLSDLMKASDNFNKNNIIGSGRTGTVYRAVLDDGTSLMVKRLQNTQHSEKEFVSEMATLGKVKNRNLVPLLGFCVAKKERLLVYKDMPNGNLHDKLHVVSEGDKVLEWPLRIKIGIGAAKGFAWLHHNCNPRIIHRNISSKCILLDVEFEPRISDFGLARLMNPIDTHLSTFVNGEFGDMGYVAPEYLRTLVATPKGDVYSFGVVLLELVTGERPTYVTKAPESFKGNLVEWITYLSGESMLQDAIDSSLSGKGYDEVFQVLKVACRCVLSTAKERPTMFEVYQLLRAIRERYIFSTENDILMPSESDDGFQMVEFIVAQDVKEAC from the exons ATGACTGGACCGTTCACAATGATGGTGTCAAATTGTGGAGCCTTTACAACTTTGATCTATCTGATCTTGAGTTGCACTGTCTGCTGTGCTCTTCAAAGTGACATTGACTGTCTGAATTCTATTAACAATTCGTTAGAAGACACATCCAATATCTTAGCCAATTCATGGAATTTCAATAATAACACTGAAGGTTTTATCTGCAAATTCACTGGGT ATTGCTGGCATCCTGATGAGAACAGGGTTCTGGCTATCCGTCTTCCGGACATGGGGCTTAAGGGAGAGTTCCCACTCGGTATTAAAAATTGCTCATCTTTGACAGCATTGGATCTTTCAAACAACAAGCTCAATGGAAGTATTCCATCTAATATCTCCAAAGTTATAGGTTTCGTGCTGAACCTCGATCTATCTTCCAACCAATTATCGGGAGAAATCCCTGCGGATCTTGCAAATTGTTCTTATCTGAATAACCTTAAACTTGATAACAACCAATTAAAAGGCCAGATTCCTCCCCAGATTGGCTTGCTTGGTCGACTGAAGACATTTAATGTAGCTAACAATCAATTGACTGGGCAAATTCCAAACTTCACAAATGGTACAATTTTTCCTGCTGAGGATTATGCTAATAATCCAGGATTGTGTGGAGGTCCTTTGCCTGTCTGCCGGGGTCCTCCAAAGAAATCTTCTATTGGACTCATTGTTGGTACAACGATTGGTGGGGTGACTGTAGCTGCTGTAGCCATGGCCATTGGTATGTTCTTCTATCTAAGAAGGATGTCCAGGAAGAAGAAAAAGGACCAAGATCCTGACGGGAATAAATGGGCAAAGAGTATTAAGGGCGCCAAAGCAATCAAG ctttCAATGTTTGAGAAGTCTGTTTCAAAAATGAGACTAAGTGATCTCATGAAGGCCTCTGACAACTTCAACAAAAATAATATTATTGGGTCGGGAAGAACAGGAACTGTCTACAGAGCAGTACTTGATGATGGCACTTCCCTTATGGTTAAGAGGTTGCAAAATACACAACACTCAGAGAAAGAATTTGTGTCTGAGATGGCTACTTTGGGAAAGGTAAAGAACCGTAACTTGGTTCCTCTTTTGGGCTTTTGCGTGGCTAAGAAAGAAAGACTGTTGGTCTACAAGGACATGCCAAATGGTAACCTGCATGATAAGTTACATGTGGTTAGTGAAGGGGACAAAGTTCTAGAGTGGCCTCTGAGAATCAAAATCGGCATCGGAGCAGCCAAAGGATTTGCGTGGCTCCACCACAACTGCAATCCTCGTATTATCCACAGAAACATTAGTTCTAAATGCATCTTACTTGATGTGGAATTTGAGCCAAGAATATCGGATTTTGGACTTGCTCGTCTCATGAATCCAATTGACACTCATTTGAGTACCTTTGTCAATGGAGAATTTGGGGACATGGGATATGTCGCTCCAGAGTACTTGCGAACTCTTGTGGCTACACCGAAAGGTGATGTCTATAGTTTCGGTGTTGTACTTCTTGAGTTGGTAACGGGTGAGAGGCCTACCTATGTGACCAAAGCTCCTGAGAGCTTCAAGGGAAATTTGGTGGAGTGGATCACATATCTCTCGGGTGAATCTATGCTTCAAGATGCAATCGACAGTTCATTGTCTGGAAAAGGTTATGATGAGGTCTTCCAGGTTCTTAAAGTTGCTTGTCGATGTGTATTGTCTACAGCTAAGGAGAGGCCAACAATGTTTGAAGTGTACCAGCTGCTAAGAGCCATCAGAGAACGATATATTTTCAGTACAGAAAATGACATTTTGATGCCTTCGGAGAGTGATGATGGTTTTCAAATGGTGGAATTCATTGTTgctcaagatgtaaaagaggcttGCTAG